From a single Paludibacter jiangxiensis genomic region:
- a CDS encoding golvesin C-terminal-like domain-containing protein, with amino-acid sequence MKRLILFFCCILYITNAMALRQPREMKTQVDSLLASYERAYAGLGKFRVKEISINAAEKHVNIYCSEALSYIPYRPAVVSKLYAQLDSLTHAGQPDYKVQVFAGSKELSTLIPNMFRPDKYVDKIRFPKKEFQGTPLMTLLSKPYTITQGLENRHLALWQSHGLYYRLRTDRWLWQRDRVFQTVEDKYTMSYVLPYLLPMLENAGANVFLPRERDTQTNEVIVDNDGSAGASIYRERGTTIENGGNSGFGFTKKQLENTENPFALGTYRKSGSRSTENVAFEWIPDIPEDGWYYVSIAYKTLANSSKNAHYTVYHTGGQTEFSINQQMGGGTWIYLGNFYFKKGIHSESGRVTLTGTSKGRGTVITADAVRFGGGMGNIARPDFSYEKMPSKPAAPAKIDTTQQRIQEPNITNNNIITDEKMPQDSLSTDTVRYTAKHVSVSGRPRYLEGARYWLQWAGMPTNIYHKRKDEAPNDYNEDIWARPYWVNYLNGGSVYSGKDSASTGLKVPIDLSMAIHSDAGRVKGDSIVGTLAIYTTSLNNGQFSTGQTRMTSRDLADMIQTQIVDDLHQTGVKNWTRRGLWDRSYAESRETDVPSVLMELLSHENFADMKYGLDPRFKFTVSRSIYKAILKYLAYQHHRPFVVQPLPVSHLASEFVDDTHINLSWKAENDSLEPTAIPNRFIVYTRVEGEGFDNGQITEGISMTLAVEKGKIYSFRVTAVNDGGESMPSETLSVCRNWKSTPVAMIVNGFDRISAPTWFDTPSYGGFTDNGVPDKADISYTGKQNNFNRLNFKGQESATFGTSDANFENISVAGNSFDFPYIHGQALKAAGYSFVSCSRAAVEENGELLNNYKMVDLILGKEKQVPFGGNVNHVAFRTFTDKLNAVLRRYCIAGGNLFVSGSFVGSDLWNNGQIDSTGINFATSVLKYKWHNEKASVAGQLQGVTLPYATFGGQWNFCTQINNKQYAAESADGIDPADNAPNAHTIALYPESNISAAVAYKGSYRTVVCGFPFESLSTEEQRKDWMQKVIRFFEK; translated from the coding sequence ATGAAACGATTAATATTATTTTTTTGCTGTATTTTATATATCACGAATGCCATGGCATTACGTCAACCCAGAGAGATGAAGACTCAGGTGGATTCTCTTCTGGCAAGCTACGAACGCGCTTATGCCGGTTTGGGAAAATTCCGCGTGAAAGAAATCTCCATCAACGCAGCCGAAAAGCACGTGAATATCTATTGCAGCGAAGCATTATCGTATATCCCTTATCGTCCGGCTGTGGTTTCAAAACTGTACGCTCAGCTTGATTCCCTTACCCACGCTGGCCAGCCCGACTACAAAGTACAGGTTTTTGCCGGAAGCAAAGAACTCAGTACTCTCATCCCAAATATGTTCAGGCCTGATAAGTACGTGGACAAAATCAGGTTTCCTAAAAAAGAATTTCAGGGAACACCGCTGATGACTCTCTTATCAAAGCCATACACTATCACGCAAGGACTGGAGAACCGTCATTTGGCACTTTGGCAAAGTCATGGTTTGTATTACCGCCTCAGAACCGACCGCTGGCTCTGGCAACGCGATCGTGTGTTTCAAACCGTCGAAGACAAATACACCATGAGCTACGTTCTGCCTTATCTGTTGCCAATGCTGGAGAATGCAGGAGCGAATGTTTTTTTGCCCCGCGAACGAGACACCCAAACCAACGAAGTGATTGTGGATAATGACGGATCTGCCGGTGCATCCATCTATCGCGAACGAGGCACAACCATTGAAAACGGAGGCAATTCAGGATTCGGATTCACAAAGAAACAACTTGAAAACACCGAGAATCCTTTTGCGCTGGGTACTTACCGCAAATCTGGTTCACGATCTACTGAAAATGTAGCATTCGAATGGATTCCCGATATTCCGGAAGATGGTTGGTATTACGTGTCAATCGCCTACAAAACGTTAGCAAACAGCAGTAAAAATGCTCATTATACAGTTTATCACACCGGAGGCCAAACCGAGTTTTCGATAAATCAGCAAATGGGTGGCGGAACATGGATTTACCTGGGCAATTTTTACTTCAAAAAAGGCATCCACTCCGAGTCAGGCAGAGTAACTTTAACAGGGACTTCCAAAGGAAGAGGGACTGTTATTACTGCCGATGCTGTACGCTTCGGAGGAGGAATGGGAAATATCGCCCGACCGGATTTCAGCTATGAAAAAATGCCTTCCAAACCTGCAGCCCCCGCTAAAATTGATACGACACAGCAACGCATTCAGGAGCCGAACATTACGAACAACAACATCATTACAGATGAAAAAATGCCTCAGGACAGTCTGAGTACCGACACCGTGCGTTACACAGCCAAACACGTTTCCGTAAGCGGTCGTCCCCGTTATCTGGAAGGAGCCCGCTACTGGCTTCAGTGGGCTGGTATGCCGACAAATATCTATCATAAGCGCAAAGACGAAGCACCAAACGACTACAACGAAGACATCTGGGCGCGTCCTTATTGGGTGAATTATCTTAACGGTGGTTCTGTTTATTCGGGCAAAGACTCGGCTTCCACCGGTTTGAAAGTGCCTATAGATCTCTCGATGGCTATCCATTCCGATGCCGGAAGAGTCAAAGGAGATTCTATTGTCGGCACATTGGCCATTTACACGACATCCCTCAACAACGGCCAGTTCAGTACCGGACAAACCCGCATGACTTCACGCGATCTGGCCGACATGATACAAACGCAGATAGTCGATGACCTGCATCAAACGGGAGTAAAAAACTGGACCCGAAGAGGCTTATGGGATCGTTCGTATGCCGAATCGCGAGAAACGGATGTTCCTTCCGTGTTGATGGAGCTATTATCCCACGAGAATTTTGCCGACATGAAATATGGCCTCGATCCTCGGTTTAAGTTTACCGTCAGCCGGTCTATCTACAAAGCTATACTGAAGTATCTGGCTTATCAACATCATCGCCCGTTTGTGGTTCAGCCACTTCCGGTCAGCCACCTTGCTTCGGAGTTTGTGGACGACACCCACATTAACCTCTCCTGGAAAGCAGAAAACGACTCACTGGAACCAACGGCAATTCCAAACCGCTTTATCGTCTACACGCGTGTAGAAGGCGAAGGTTTCGACAACGGACAAATTACAGAAGGCATATCCATGACCCTTGCTGTTGAGAAAGGAAAAATCTACAGTTTTCGTGTAACCGCTGTCAATGATGGTGGTGAAAGTATGCCGTCGGAAACTCTTTCGGTATGCCGTAACTGGAAAAGCACGCCTGTAGCGATGATCGTCAACGGGTTTGACCGCATTTCTGCACCCACATGGTTCGACACTCCTTCTTACGGAGGTTTTACCGATAACGGGGTGCCTGACAAAGCGGACATTTCCTACACCGGCAAGCAGAACAATTTCAACCGACTGAATTTCAAAGGACAGGAATCCGCTACCTTTGGTACGTCAGATGCCAATTTTGAAAATATAAGTGTTGCCGGTAATAGCTTTGACTTCCCTTACATTCATGGGCAGGCGCTTAAGGCCGCCGGATATTCTTTTGTTTCCTGTAGTCGGGCGGCTGTGGAAGAAAACGGAGAGTTGTTGAACAACTATAAAATGGTTGATCTTATACTCGGAAAAGAGAAACAGGTTCCTTTCGGAGGAAATGTAAACCATGTAGCGTTCAGAACATTTACAGACAAACTAAATGCGGTCTTACGCCGTTATTGCATTGCAGGCGGAAATCTTTTCGTTTCAGGTAGTTTCGTCGGATCCGATTTATGGAATAATGGTCAAATAGATTCTACCGGCATTAACTTTGCAACTTCCGTATTGAAATACAAATGGCACAACGAAAAAGCATCCGTTGCCGGACAATTGCAGGGCGTCACACTACCTTACGCTACATTTGGAGGCCAATGGAACTTTTGTACTCAGATCAACAACAAGCAATACGCCGCTGAGTCAGCCGACGGCATTGATCCGGCAGACAATGCTCCGAACGCGCACACCATTGCTTTATATCCCGAAAGCAATATAAGTGCGGCCGTAGCTTACAAAGGTAGCTATAGAACCGTGGTTTGCGGATTCCCGTTCGAATCCCTCAGCACTGAAGAACAGCGCAAAGATTGGATGCAGAAAGTAATACGTTTCTTTGAGAAATAA
- the rmuC gene encoding DNA recombination protein RmuC yields the protein MNIAFLFIGLVIGALGVAVWLNKQLSASRNAAADREKQFLLDQAETDRKKSIVDETLRIKTEENARLTADLESARNSVASQSEKIARTSTENSYLREQLDQQKSELAELQKKLQTEFENIANRILKERSNEFVQHNEKNIGEILNPLREKIASFEKKVEEAYDKELRDKVSLREEVKKLTELNTRVSEEANNLTRALKGDVKKQGNWGEIILERVLERSGLTKGQEYEREEVVEGADMSVQRPDVILHLPDNKHIIVDSKVSLVAYERLMAAETDEQRALFQKEHIASLRSHVKLLSEKNYQNAHNLNTPDFVLMFVPIEASFSIAVQADNELFSYAWEKKIVIVSPTTLLATLRTISSIWKQENQSRNAQEIARLSGTLYDKLAGFVTDLGKIKDSIDKAGNSYDEAMKKLQNGNGNIFRTAERIKELGAKSNKQLPEDLIG from the coding sequence ATGAACATCGCTTTTTTATTTATCGGACTCGTTATCGGCGCATTGGGTGTTGCCGTATGGCTGAACAAACAACTATCGGCCTCCCGCAATGCAGCTGCCGATAGAGAGAAACAATTCCTGCTGGATCAGGCTGAAACAGACCGTAAAAAATCGATCGTAGACGAAACCCTGCGTATCAAAACCGAAGAAAACGCTCGGCTGACGGCCGACTTGGAATCGGCTCGCAATTCTGTTGCCTCACAGAGCGAAAAAATTGCCCGTACCAGTACGGAAAACAGCTATTTAAGGGAACAACTCGACCAACAAAAGAGCGAATTGGCCGAATTGCAAAAGAAACTCCAGACGGAATTTGAAAACATTGCGAACCGCATTCTGAAAGAACGTTCGAATGAATTTGTTCAGCACAACGAGAAGAATATCGGAGAGATTCTCAATCCTTTACGGGAAAAAATAGCTTCGTTCGAGAAGAAAGTGGAAGAAGCCTATGATAAGGAATTACGCGACAAAGTCAGCCTGCGGGAAGAGGTAAAAAAACTGACCGAACTAAACACCCGTGTGAGTGAAGAAGCCAACAATCTGACCCGTGCTCTGAAAGGTGATGTCAAAAAGCAAGGCAACTGGGGCGAAATTATCCTGGAACGTGTGCTTGAACGTTCAGGGTTGACCAAAGGACAGGAATACGAACGTGAAGAGGTTGTTGAAGGTGCGGATATGAGTGTGCAACGCCCGGACGTAATCCTTCACCTACCGGATAACAAGCACATTATTGTCGATTCAAAGGTATCGCTTGTTGCGTATGAACGACTGATGGCCGCTGAAACTGACGAGCAACGTGCTCTCTTTCAAAAAGAACACATCGCGTCATTGCGCAGCCATGTAAAGTTGCTCAGCGAAAAGAATTACCAAAACGCACACAACCTCAACACACCTGATTTCGTGCTGATGTTTGTTCCCATCGAAGCCTCATTCTCTATTGCTGTTCAGGCCGATAACGAACTATTTTCGTATGCCTGGGAAAAGAAAATAGTCATTGTAAGCCCCACCACTCTGCTTGCCACCCTGCGAACGATCTCATCTATCTGGAAACAGGAGAACCAGAGTCGTAACGCACAGGAAATCGCCCGCCTGAGCGGAACGCTGTACGATAAACTGGCTGGATTTGTAACCGACCTCGGAAAAATAAAAGACAGCATCGACAAGGCTGGAAACTCTTACGACGAAGCTATGAAGAAACTCCAAAACGGGAACGGCAATATTTTCCGTACTGCTGAACGCATCAAAGAGCTTGGTGCCAAAAGCAATAAGCAATTACCGGAAGATCTAATCGGATAA
- a CDS encoding AraC family transcriptional regulator, which yields MGLYITGFGMLLSLVLALYSRLHFRGNIYLAIFFFLFNLQEFAIVALHVENNHVIAAVMLYHFAPVFFLIGPAFYLYSRSIVTNSARLYKKDLWHLLPVIVTFIVLWKYYFWSFDHKVSLAVEISKGIQAYLFGFPSIIPQAYINLLRSLITIVYIGYAGWLFYTNLPQIRSHSLLRSKQRQSVELWLNVTFICTIALYIIYLLASIQLVAFNRTDIVGPKHIIIPLIYMVLNVILLFCPQILYGLPSHVANTDDIEDQPAIENPENTKNSGSPDLLLFTDEYIDEIKRKLHDVVTQKEYCNLDLSRSKLSNLTGIPLHHLSYYFSNILNLKFTDWRNQLRVDHAKKLISSDMMKTMTLDAIANQCGFGNRQNFIASFKKMTSMTPSEYLNSTKK from the coding sequence ATGGGACTCTATATTACCGGATTTGGAATGTTACTTTCGTTAGTGTTAGCATTATATTCCCGCCTGCATTTCAGAGGGAATATCTATTTGGCTATCTTCTTTTTCCTTTTTAATCTTCAAGAGTTTGCCATTGTTGCGCTGCATGTTGAGAACAATCATGTAATAGCGGCTGTCATGTTGTATCATTTCGCACCCGTATTTTTCCTCATTGGCCCCGCTTTCTATCTTTATTCAAGAAGTATTGTGACAAACTCCGCCCGGTTGTACAAAAAAGACCTCTGGCATCTTCTGCCGGTGATTGTCACCTTCATTGTTTTATGGAAGTATTATTTTTGGAGTTTTGATCACAAGGTTTCTCTGGCCGTAGAAATAAGCAAAGGAATACAAGCATACCTTTTCGGTTTCCCCAGTATTATCCCACAGGCATACATAAACCTACTAAGATCTTTGATTACAATAGTTTATATTGGTTATGCCGGCTGGCTTTTTTACACAAACCTACCTCAAATCAGATCTCATTCGCTATTAAGATCCAAGCAACGGCAGAGTGTAGAGCTTTGGTTGAACGTAACCTTTATCTGTACTATTGCACTTTACATTATTTATCTGCTTGCGTCGATACAATTAGTAGCTTTCAACAGAACTGACATAGTCGGCCCAAAGCATATCATTATTCCATTGATTTACATGGTGCTCAATGTAATTCTCTTGTTTTGCCCGCAAATACTTTATGGACTTCCCTCGCATGTGGCAAATACCGACGACATAGAGGATCAACCTGCTATAGAGAACCCTGAAAACACAAAGAACAGTGGATCTCCCGACTTACTACTCTTCACTGATGAATATATTGACGAAATTAAAAGAAAATTGCATGATGTTGTTACACAGAAAGAATACTGCAATTTGGATTTATCCCGCTCTAAGCTGTCGAACCTAACGGGAATACCATTACACCATCTTTCCTATTATTTCTCCAACATTCTGAATCTCAAATTCACAGACTGGAGAAATCAACTACGGGTAGACCATGCGAAGAAGTTAATTTCGTCTGACATGATGAAAACCATGACGCTGGATGCAATAGCAAATCAATGCGGATTCGGAAACCGGCAAAACTTTATAGCATCCTTTAAAAAAATGACCTCCATGACTCCGTCCGAATATCTGAATTCGACAAAGAAATGA
- a CDS encoding glycosyl hydrolase 115 family protein, whose amino-acid sequence MKKLLLFVLCFPQVLWAQIEVLHQSQDNNSFPLVAGTKATRICFDANDYEVVKKSGNLLATDIERVTGKKPQCIATDKAFPADEVIIVGTIAENRLINQLVATKKLDVETIRGQWERFIIKTVENPFPGVKRALIIAGSDRRGTAYGVFSVSEAMGVSPWYWWADVPVVKHSSLFVKNLNYTSASPSVKYRGIFINDEDWGIFQWAKKTFDPGFGNIGPKTYEKVFELMLRLRLNYIWPAMHECSTEFGLVSENVALADRYGIVAGSSHCEPMLCNNIHWNTKTKGPWNYSLNRDTIHAYWAQSVEDRRSEEAVWTLGIRGIHDRGMEKPPVEIPDRINLVQQVFNDQRALLNQNVTKEWGDVAQCFVPYKEVLPLYDAGLKVPDDVTIMWVDDNFGYIRRLGAAAERTRSGGAGVYWHLSYYGGPHSYLWMNTTPPALMWEELHKAWENDARKIWVLNVGDIKPMEIGMDYFSRFAWNINEKNIDSQPQFLRDFAKMQFGENVGQPIADLLGEFYRLGTIRKPEEMNRMWAVSLSREEAQQLKHDYQQLLDNEAKIAAQINGKTKDAYFEMVGFSARVLGASGLIFMADRDIQLGSDSVAAKKEIARLCQYIDKQVAFYNNDVAGGKWKYMMPGKETETAKSLMDWNSQVRWPWGEKGWSTSSVTANPDRKWRDANAADRRSSSGKANWKMIPGLGATGKALVLKPASLESSWNVGDNSAPCLEYDFQTKGGDNTVLINFLPTFRVCPGMQLRVNVNIDNQISQVVEVPGSSGKEDENGSVRSNGIMNNYVQAKVELKGLVPGKHTLKIYAVDPGVVIDRISFSME is encoded by the coding sequence ATGAAAAAATTATTACTATTTGTATTGTGTTTTCCTCAGGTCTTGTGGGCACAGATTGAAGTTTTGCACCAGTCTCAGGATAATAATTCGTTTCCTTTGGTTGCAGGGACAAAAGCCACGCGAATTTGTTTTGATGCAAACGATTATGAAGTTGTCAAGAAATCGGGTAATCTGCTTGCCACAGATATAGAACGGGTGACCGGTAAAAAGCCTCAATGTATTGCGACCGACAAAGCGTTTCCGGCAGATGAGGTGATTATTGTCGGTACGATAGCGGAAAACCGATTGATAAATCAGTTAGTTGCTACTAAGAAGCTGGACGTAGAGACGATACGCGGTCAATGGGAACGTTTTATCATTAAAACCGTCGAGAATCCTTTCCCCGGAGTGAAAAGGGCATTGATTATTGCTGGTAGCGATCGTAGGGGTACAGCTTATGGCGTTTTTTCGGTTTCGGAAGCCATGGGCGTTTCTCCCTGGTATTGGTGGGCTGATGTGCCGGTTGTTAAGCATTCGTCGTTGTTTGTTAAAAATCTGAATTATACATCTGCTTCTCCATCGGTTAAATATCGGGGAATCTTTATCAATGATGAAGATTGGGGCATTTTTCAATGGGCAAAGAAAACATTCGATCCCGGTTTTGGAAACATTGGTCCGAAGACTTATGAAAAAGTTTTTGAACTGATGCTCAGACTGCGGTTGAACTATATTTGGCCGGCAATGCATGAATGCAGTACGGAGTTCGGTTTGGTGTCCGAAAATGTAGCCCTGGCCGATCGGTATGGGATTGTAGCGGGTTCGTCGCATTGCGAACCTATGCTGTGCAATAATATTCATTGGAACACAAAAACCAAAGGACCCTGGAATTATAGTCTGAATCGCGATACGATACATGCATATTGGGCACAAAGTGTGGAGGATCGCCGATCAGAAGAGGCCGTATGGACATTGGGTATCAGAGGAATTCATGATCGGGGGATGGAAAAGCCTCCTGTTGAGATTCCGGATAGAATCAATCTTGTACAACAGGTATTTAACGACCAAAGAGCCTTGCTCAATCAAAATGTAACGAAAGAGTGGGGGGATGTTGCCCAGTGTTTTGTGCCGTACAAAGAGGTTCTGCCGCTTTATGATGCCGGACTGAAAGTGCCCGATGATGTGACGATTATGTGGGTGGACGATAATTTCGGATATATCCGCCGGTTGGGAGCTGCAGCCGAACGCACACGATCGGGAGGAGCCGGCGTTTACTGGCATTTATCTTATTATGGCGGTCCGCATTCTTATTTGTGGATGAATACGACACCTCCGGCTTTGATGTGGGAAGAGTTGCATAAGGCATGGGAAAACGATGCGCGTAAAATCTGGGTTCTCAATGTGGGCGATATTAAACCGATGGAGATCGGGATGGACTATTTTTCGCGGTTTGCCTGGAACATAAACGAGAAAAATATTGACTCGCAGCCTCAATTTTTACGCGATTTCGCTAAGATGCAGTTTGGCGAAAATGTAGGGCAACCGATTGCGGATTTGTTGGGTGAATTCTACCGGTTGGGCACTATCCGTAAACCGGAGGAGATGAACCGAATGTGGGCAGTCTCTCTGTCGCGGGAAGAGGCGCAGCAATTGAAACACGACTATCAACAGCTTTTGGATAACGAAGCAAAAATAGCTGCTCAGATCAACGGGAAAACAAAAGATGCCTATTTTGAGATGGTTGGATTTTCGGCAAGGGTTCTTGGTGCATCAGGGTTGATTTTTATGGCCGATCGGGATATTCAGTTGGGCAGTGATAGTGTTGCTGCAAAAAAGGAGATTGCGCGACTGTGTCAGTATATCGACAAGCAGGTTGCTTTCTATAATAACGATGTTGCGGGTGGAAAATGGAAGTACATGATGCCCGGCAAGGAGACTGAAACGGCTAAGAGTTTGATGGATTGGAATAGTCAGGTGCGCTGGCCATGGGGCGAAAAGGGATGGAGCACTTCCTCTGTTACTGCTAATCCCGATCGTAAATGGAGAGATGCCAATGCTGCCGATCGTCGATCGTCTTCGGGAAAGGCCAACTGGAAGATGATTCCGGGTTTGGGCGCAACCGGAAAAGCGTTGGTGTTAAAACCTGCCAGTTTAGAGTCGTCATGGAATGTGGGCGACAACTCAGCACCTTGTCTTGAGTATGATTTTCAGACAAAAGGAGGCGATAATACTGTGCTAATTAACTTTCTGCCCACTTTCAGAGTTTGCCCCGGTATGCAACTAAGAGTGAATGTGAACATTGATAATCAGATTTCACAGGTGGTTGAAGTGCCCGGATCGAGTGGTAAAGAAGATGAAAACGGTTCTGTCCGCAGCAATGGCATTATGAATAATTATGTGCAGGCAAAAGTCGAACTGAAAGGTCTTGTTCCGGGTAAACATACGTTGAAAATATATGCGGTCGATCCCGGAGTGGTTATTGATCGGATTTCATTTTCAATGGAATAA
- a CDS encoding REP-associated tyrosine transposase gives MNIQHRINGKVYFVTTTVVDWIDLFTRPVYKHIVLESLAYCIQTKGMEVYAWVLMTNHLHLLIGVTGENTVSDIVRDFKKYTSKKLIDTLQREVTESRREWMLDRFEFSGRNDKKIKNYRFWQEGTDIQEVFLNDYFEQKMEYIHNNPVKAEIVNHSHEYRYSSAIDYAGGKGLLPVVVV, from the coding sequence ATGAATATTCAACACCGGATAAATGGAAAAGTTTACTTTGTCACTACAACGGTAGTAGATTGGATCGATCTGTTTACTCGTCCGGTATATAAGCATATTGTATTGGAATCCTTAGCTTATTGCATACAAACCAAAGGTATGGAAGTCTATGCCTGGGTATTGATGACCAATCATCTGCATTTGCTGATCGGAGTTACCGGAGAAAACACAGTATCCGATATTGTGCGCGATTTTAAGAAATACACCAGCAAAAAACTGATCGACACCTTACAACGCGAAGTAACGGAAAGCAGGAGAGAATGGATGCTCGATCGATTTGAATTTAGCGGTCGGAACGATAAAAAGATAAAGAACTACAGATTCTGGCAGGAAGGAACCGACATTCAGGAGGTATTCTTAAACGATTATTTCGAGCAAAAGATGGAGTATATTCATAACAATCCCGTCAAGGCAGAAATAGTAAACCATTCTCACGAATATCGATATAGTTCGGCTATCGACTATGCCGGTGGAAAAGGGTTGTTGCCTGTAGTGGTGGTATAA
- a CDS encoding REP-associated tyrosine transposase, whose protein sequence is MNIQHRINGKVYFVTTTVEDWVDLFTRPVYKHIVLESLDYCIQNKGMEVYAWVLMTNHLHLLIGVTGENTVSDIVRDFKKYTSKKLVDTLQHEVTESRREWMLDRFEFSGRNDKKIKNYRFWQEGTDIQEVFLNDYFEQKMEYIHNNPVKAEIVSHSHEYRYSSAIDYAGGKGLLPVVVV, encoded by the coding sequence ATGAATATTCAACACCGAATAAATGGGAAAGTTTACTTTGTTACTACAACGGTAGAAGATTGGGTCGATCTGTTTACTCGTCCGGTATATAAGCATATTGTATTGGAATCGTTAGATTATTGCATACAAAACAAAGGTATGGAAGTCTATGCCTGGGTATTGATGACCAATCATCTGCATTTGCTGATCGGAGTTACTGGAGAAAACACAGTATCCGATATTGTGCGCGATTTTAAGAAATACACCAGCAAAAAACTGGTCGACACCTTACAACACGAAGTAACAGAAAGCCGGAGAGAATGGATGCTCGATCGGTTTGAATTTAGCGGTCGCAACGATAAAAAGATAAAGAACTACAGATTCTGGCAGGAAGGAACCGACATTCAGGAGGTATTCTTAAACGATTATTTCGAGCAAAAAATGGAGTACATTCACAACAATCCCGTCAAGGCAGAAATAGTAAGCCATTCTCACGAGTATCGATATAGTTCGGCTATCGACTATGCCGGTGGAAAAGGGTTGTTGCCTGTAGTGGTGGTATAA